From Gloeocapsopsis sp. IPPAS B-1203, a single genomic window includes:
- a CDS encoding malectin domain-containing carbohydrate-binding protein, with the protein MATDLLNPSTESTTDLNTSQNTGYTSLQASTADPYGFNSLNQSTVSSSSLQVLTPDANIVSNRMVFGTVGGEVRSPKTLTLSNTGSNPLTITLNLGDSQEKSNAVRLPDHQRAGDFQILDAPTGQPFTLGANETRNIQVQFAPQRMARLSTTPITHTFNGENYASLTINTSGQPVKTVNLAGLNAANYEGNREPSLAEITRIFGWTTNVGSENLILGGQKSLVGDEVFSPYWVRADNTKPVQLWPIAIYSGPTDGPHDPIRFEAKPGSGGRSGLIYQHAGRLQADNVLGSNDLSGGENQKLLPSVLAGGVNTTPSINNVSFTPNSPFALNRSLNAGSTQGAWTDYTQNLPDQTHNWRIYPVRDAQGTLIPHTWLAASDPGNSLTGTGKNFDYNDDVYLMVNAKPENPALDPSVGRRFPGSPDLQFYFGKTYENVFPNGLKDKNGKNIGFTSTQLNRNDTFTSIASYNPNLINLDTNGSGTLKITTTSGSNGGKDNTLMNGLRTVFDGRASKSVISSRLLGPFNNIQAGFQQAGIMLGPDQDNYIKVVAIASNNNQLGIQFYQENNGVGQTIGTAAIPNRGSVQSLELKLFTDPRNGTVRAGYSVGNNNNVVLLPGVVSLKGGQIGSYFAAQSKAGLITTNKGSVPFTATFDNFLISSNETTASRQVLHRINVGSSSTYTSPSGFVWNPDTNLFSPSNAVPESTLGTPNIKNTQIDPVYRSYRAKIGNGSIPLSSRVLSFALPVQPGKVDLRLHFSENYWGAPNRGPGGVGKRVFDVIVENQTVLHNFDITPASGGALTAVKIPIEGIQVNDGQLNIQLKAKSDFGAISAIEVFRSA; encoded by the coding sequence ATGGCGACTGATCTTCTTAATCCTTCTACTGAATCAACCACTGACTTAAATACCAGTCAAAACACTGGTTACACCAGTCTGCAAGCAAGTACAGCAGATCCGTACGGCTTTAACAGCTTAAATCAAAGCACTGTTAGCAGTAGTAGCCTGCAAGTTCTTACCCCAGATGCCAATATTGTCTCTAATCGAATGGTATTTGGTACTGTTGGTGGGGAAGTGCGATCGCCAAAAACACTAACACTGAGTAATACAGGCAGTAACCCACTAACAATTACACTCAACCTTGGTGATTCACAAGAAAAAAGTAACGCTGTTAGACTGCCAGATCATCAACGGGCTGGTGATTTTCAAATTCTTGATGCTCCCACAGGACAACCATTTACACTTGGAGCGAACGAAACCCGTAATATTCAGGTGCAGTTTGCTCCGCAGCGAATGGCGCGGCTGAGTACTACCCCAATTACTCATACTTTTAATGGGGAGAACTATGCATCGCTGACAATTAATACCAGTGGTCAACCAGTAAAAACAGTTAATCTTGCAGGACTCAATGCAGCTAACTACGAAGGTAATAGAGAACCTTCACTCGCAGAAATCACTCGGATTTTTGGCTGGACAACGAATGTAGGCAGTGAAAACTTGATCTTAGGTGGTCAAAAAAGTTTAGTTGGAGATGAAGTTTTCTCTCCTTACTGGGTACGTGCTGACAACACTAAACCTGTTCAATTGTGGCCTATAGCTATTTACAGTGGTCCTACAGATGGTCCTCACGATCCCATTCGATTTGAAGCAAAACCTGGTAGCGGCGGTAGAAGTGGTTTAATTTATCAACACGCAGGTCGTCTGCAAGCTGATAATGTACTCGGAAGTAACGATCTTAGCGGTGGCGAAAATCAGAAGTTACTCCCCAGTGTTTTAGCTGGCGGAGTGAACACAACTCCTAGCATTAATAATGTTAGCTTTACTCCAAATAGCCCCTTTGCTCTGAATCGCAGCTTGAATGCAGGAAGTACTCAAGGTGCTTGGACAGATTACACGCAAAACCTTCCCGATCAGACACATAACTGGCGAATTTATCCAGTGCGTGATGCTCAAGGTACGCTTATTCCGCATACTTGGTTAGCTGCTTCCGATCCTGGCAATAGCCTGACTGGTACAGGGAAAAACTTTGACTACAATGATGATGTTTATTTGATGGTTAACGCTAAACCCGAAAACCCAGCGCTAGATCCATCAGTCGGTCGTAGATTCCCTGGTTCGCCAGACTTGCAGTTTTACTTTGGTAAAACTTATGAGAATGTCTTTCCGAACGGTTTAAAAGACAAAAATGGCAAGAATATTGGCTTTACAAGTACGCAACTGAATAGAAATGACACTTTTACGTCGATTGCTTCCTACAATCCAAACCTGATTAACCTTGATACAAATGGTTCAGGTACGCTGAAAATTACAACAACCAGTGGTAGTAATGGTGGTAAAGATAATACACTGATGAACGGTTTGCGAACTGTCTTTGATGGTAGAGCTAGCAAATCAGTCATCAGTTCTAGACTGCTGGGACCATTTAACAACATTCAAGCAGGATTTCAACAAGCAGGCATTATGTTAGGTCCCGATCAAGACAACTATATTAAGGTAGTTGCGATCGCCAGTAACAATAATCAACTAGGTATTCAGTTTTATCAAGAAAACAATGGAGTAGGACAAACAATAGGTACAGCAGCGATTCCTAACCGTGGAAGTGTGCAGTCTTTAGAACTAAAGTTGTTTACCGATCCCCGAAATGGAACAGTCCGCGCGGGCTATAGTGTTGGCAATAACAATAATGTCGTTCTCTTGCCTGGCGTAGTATCGCTCAAAGGTGGTCAAATTGGTAGTTATTTTGCTGCTCAAAGCAAAGCTGGATTAATTACTACTAATAAAGGATCAGTGCCATTTACGGCAACTTTTGATAACTTCTTGATTTCATCAAACGAAACAACAGCATCACGACAAGTTTTACATCGGATCAATGTTGGTAGTAGTTCAACATACACAAGTCCTAGTGGTTTTGTATGGAATCCAGATACAAACTTGTTCAGTCCATCAAATGCTGTACCTGAAAGTACACTAGGCACACCTAACATCAAAAATACACAAATTGACCCAGTGTATCGCTCCTACCGAGCCAAAATTGGTAATGGTTCTATTCCACTATCATCTCGCGTGCTATCTTTTGCACTACCTGTTCAACCAGGTAAAGTTGATTTGCGATTGCACTTCTCTGAAAATTATTGGGGTGCACCAAATCGCGGTCCTGGTGGTGTCGGTAAGCGCGTGTTTGATGTCATTGTCGAGAATCAGACTGTATTGCACAACTTTGATATTACACCAGCATCTGGTGGTGCTTTGACTGCTGTAAAAATACCTATTGAAGGAATACAAGTTAATGACGGACAGTTAAATATTCAACTCAAAGCAAAATCTGACTTTGGTGCTATTTCTGCAATCGAAGTTTTTCGCTCAGCTTAA